In a genomic window of Akkermansiaceae bacterium:
- a CDS encoding PEP-CTERM sorting domain-containing protein produces the protein MKIRQLLMTSGCVLTILGTHASAATIFNGYAYVSTTTAGVDATWYNLNGGAQAQSLNGADLGDFQTSLWLGGQTGLWSEGNGVQYITMHYSISGDATATGTIAFDFQFYTAPNDQWGTDVNGANTTDKSVDLIAAHGLTNGNYNLAVWVEGKPNNIGSVWDNNGGANYNATFAVVPEPSTTALLGLGGLALVLRRRK, from the coding sequence ATGAAAATTCGCCAGTTACTAATGACCTCTGGTTGTGTTCTAACTATCCTCGGAACACACGCCTCAGCAGCCACGATCTTTAATGGCTATGCTTACGTTTCTACCACGACTGCAGGAGTGGATGCTACTTGGTATAACCTCAATGGCGGCGCACAGGCTCAAAGCCTCAATGGTGCCGACCTTGGGGACTTTCAAACATCGCTCTGGCTTGGTGGTCAAACCGGGCTTTGGTCCGAGGGCAATGGTGTGCAATACATCACGATGCACTATAGTATATCCGGAGACGCGACAGCCACAGGCACGATTGCCTTTGACTTCCAATTCTATACTGCGCCGAATGATCAGTGGGGAACCGACGTCAATGGTGCTAACACTACTGACAAATCAGTTGATCTTATAGCTGCTCACGGTCTCACGAACGGTAATTACAACCTTGCCGTCTGGGTGGAGGGAAAACCCAATAATATTGGTTCTGTTTGGGACAATAACGGTGGGGCCAATTACAACGCTACATTCGCGGTAGTCCCAGAACCATCCACTACAGCCCTGCTTGGCCTTGGTGGTCTTGCCTTGGTCCTGCGCCGTCGCAAGTAA
- a CDS encoding sugar phosphate isomerase/epimerase, with the protein MKFGNECYTWFMKESGSYWNNQLGHMIEITARAGMVGIEPMHFWMGDLSDPVKLADCLKEHGIELAAIAFVQEWNHPEETEKETAEAARTIGLLKHFPGALLCTVQLPTGRHDLAQRRKNLVANVNAVSRRATDAGVPCSFHPNSPETSTNRTEEDYSVILEGLDSSVTGWTPDVGHIINGGMDPLAKMKQYSGLINHVHYKDWDGNPEFALMGEGKVDFFSITRWLSEQDYGGWIICEDEAPQAVDDPDGVTLHDGRWIKEILIPSIAT; encoded by the coding sequence ATGAAATTCGGCAACGAGTGTTACACCTGGTTCATGAAGGAGTCGGGCTCCTACTGGAATAATCAACTTGGTCACATGATCGAAATCACCGCCAGGGCCGGCATGGTTGGAATCGAGCCGATGCACTTCTGGATGGGCGATCTGTCCGATCCGGTGAAACTGGCCGATTGTCTCAAGGAACATGGCATCGAGCTTGCGGCGATTGCCTTTGTCCAGGAATGGAACCACCCCGAGGAAACGGAGAAGGAAACCGCCGAAGCCGCCAGAACCATCGGGCTGCTCAAGCATTTTCCCGGTGCCCTTCTTTGTACGGTGCAGCTGCCGACGGGTCGCCATGACCTCGCACAACGTCGCAAAAACCTCGTTGCCAATGTCAACGCCGTGTCACGTCGCGCCACCGATGCCGGTGTGCCATGCAGTTTCCACCCGAACTCACCCGAGACCTCGACGAACCGGACGGAGGAGGACTACAGCGTTATTTTAGAAGGCCTGGATAGCTCGGTGACTGGCTGGACTCCCGACGTGGGCCACATCATCAACGGCGGTATGGACCCGCTTGCCAAGATGAAGCAGTACTCCGGTCTGATCAATCACGTCCATTACAAGGACTGGGACGGCAATCCGGAATTCGCTCTGATGGGCGAGGGGAAAGTCGATTTTTTCAGCATCACCCGGTGGCTCAGTGAGCAGGACTACGGGGGCTGGATCATCTGTGAAGACGAAGCGCCACAAGCCGTCGACGACCCCGACGGAGTCACCCTCCACGACGGCCGGTGGATCAAGGAAATCCTCATTCCCTCCATCGCCACCTGA
- a CDS encoding sigma-70 family RNA polymerase sigma factor, with amino-acid sequence MPHENPPPPSRDAPEDAAFDRLVAEHQQRIYFFIRSMVFNPDDARDTLQDVNIVLYRKKDAYEHGTNFKAWAFTIARFECLSYLSRYKKQQWTTLDTGLLESLADKAEEKSDDVEPWLDALRHCIQLLPQDVQQLVDSRYQQRTPLDTTAIHMQTSVGALKQKLFRARKQLKQCILQRVRRGKNPPI; translated from the coding sequence ATGCCCCACGAGAATCCACCACCACCATCACGCGACGCACCGGAGGATGCGGCGTTTGACCGCTTGGTGGCGGAGCACCAGCAGAGGATCTATTTCTTTATCCGGTCGATGGTTTTTAATCCCGACGACGCCCGCGACACACTTCAGGATGTCAACATCGTGCTGTACCGGAAAAAGGACGCCTACGAGCACGGTACCAACTTCAAGGCGTGGGCCTTTACCATCGCACGCTTCGAATGCCTTTCGTACCTCAGCCGTTACAAAAAGCAGCAGTGGACCACTCTCGACACCGGGCTGCTGGAATCGCTTGCCGACAAGGCGGAGGAAAAATCAGACGATGTCGAGCCGTGGCTGGACGCCTTGCGGCACTGCATCCAGCTTCTCCCGCAGGACGTGCAGCAGCTGGTTGACAGTCGCTACCAGCAACGCACCCCGCTCGATACCACCGCCATCCACATGCAGACCAGCGTGGGGGCGCTGAAACAGAAACTCTTCCGCGCCCGCAAACAGCTCAAGCAATGCATCCTGCAGCGCGTCCGGCGCGGAAAAAATCCTCCGATCTAG